DNA from Dietzia lutea:
CCCACCTTGTCCTGGAAGGACGAGATGACCACCTCGACGATCGAGATCATCGACGTCAGGCCGGCCAGGATGAGGCAGACGAAGAACACGACGCCCCAGATGGGGCCGCCGGGCATCTGCGAGATGAGCGCGGGGAAGGCGATGAACGCGAGCCCCGGGCCGCCGCCGACGTCGTCCCAGCCGGCACCCGCGGCCGAGGAGACCAGGAAGCCGAGGGTCGCGAACACACCGATACCGGCGAGGACCTCGAACGCCGAGTTGGAGAAGCCCACGACGAGACCGGAGCTGGTGAGGTTGGACCTGCGCTTGAGGTACGACGAGTAGGTCAGCATGATGCCGAAGCCCACCGACAGGGAGAAGAAGATCTGCCCGTACGCGGCGATCCACACGCCCGGGTCGGTCAGCACTCCCCAGTTCGGCGTGAAGAAGTTGTTGAGTCCGTCCAACGCGCCGTCGAGGAACAGGGAGCGTACGACCAGTGCGAGGAAGAGGACGATCAGCAGCGGGATGAAGAGCATGGCCGTGCGGCCGATCCCCTTCTGGACCCCGGCGATGAGCACACCGAGCGTGAACACCCAGACGACCACCAGGATGACGGTGATCATCGGGACGAAGTCGAGGCCGAAACCGGAGCCCGCGCGGAGGAAGTCCTCCGTGAAGAAGGTCGCGGTCTCCTCGTAGGTCTCGCCCCACCGTTCGTCGACGGAGAACCACGCGTAACTCGCCGCCCACGCGAGGATCACCGCGTAGTAGACCGCGATGACGAACGACACGAGTACCTGGATCCAGCCGATCGGCTCGGCGAAACGGTTCATGCGGCGGAAGCTCAGGGGAGCGGAGCCCCGGAACCGGTGGCCGATGGCGTAGTCGAAGAACAGCAGCGGGATACCGGCGGTGAGCAGCGCGACCAGGTAGGGGATGAGGAACGCGCCGCCCCCGTTGTCATAGGCGACGAAGGGGAAGCGCCAGATGTTGCCCAGGCCGACGGCCGAGCCGATGGCGGCGAACACGAACACGGAGCGCCCCGAGAACGCCTCGCGTCTTCTGGTACCGCCCGTGGCGGCGGGTGTGGACATGGATTCCTCCTCAGCGGGGGAGCGGTCGGATGCTCAGGTGTGAGCCGTGCTCCGAGTCCCCTACTTCTAGTCGGACGGTTGCCATTTGGTGATCATTTCGACGCAAGTCGGGTACTCGATCACGTGGCTGGTGTGATTAGGGTAATCCCATGAGGCACGAATTAGGAGGGCGGACCGCGAATCGGCTGCTGGTCGCCGCAGCGCTCGTGACGCTCACCGCCGGCGCGGCGTCCGTCGCGGCCTCCCCGCGGACTCTCGCCCCGGCCGGCCCGGCGGCCCCCACCGCGGTGGCCCACGTCGAGCCGGTGGGCGCGTCCGTCCCGGCCCCGGCGGTCCTGTCGCCCGCGGACGTCGTGCGCGAGACCGGCCGGTGGTTCTCGCACGGCCGCACCCTCGAGCTCCGGCCGGACGGCACGGGGACGTTCGCCGTCTGGACGGGGGCGTTCGACGGCCACCGCGTGCAGCTCCGGCTCATCCCCGCGCCCGGGGAGGCGACCGTCGCCGAGGTGGTGGCGGTCGACCGCGTGGGGGCCGGGGCGCTGGCGCCCGACGAGGTGCCCGGCATCGGGGGCCTGGTCACCGTGTCGTTCGGTCAGGCGGCGCGGACCGCTCACGTCGAGTGGTCGTCGGGACCGCGCAGGCTGGCCGCCGATCTCTGCGCGGCCGAAGGGCTCGACGCCCGGGCGATGGAGGAGCTGCGCTGCGGCGCCTGAGCGCGGCCCCGGAAGCGCCGGCGCCCGGCCACGGAACGGTGGCGACACGCCCGCGTGGGCACCGCGAGCCCCCGAACTCGATATAACGATTAGATAACGGCCGCGCAACCAAACCTGAGGGCACCCTCACCTGTAGATATGAGGCGCGCGTCATGTCTTTTTGTGGCGGGCATCACCGCCTGGGGGAGGGTTCCGACCGCCGATTCGGTCGGTCGTACCCGGTCAATCTGAGGGGTCCCTCAACTTTGTGTGGCAATCTGTGCGCTGCGCCGAAACCGGTCACCGATTCCGGCGATGTCCCTGACGCAGTGCCAAGGAGTTCCCCACGTGACGATCGACGACCGCGACCTCACCCCCCGCCCGCTCGAGACCGGGTTCGCGGCCCGCCGCGCCGCCCGCGCCCTCGCGGACGAACTCCGTGAGGGTACGGCCTATGCGCTCGCCTTCGGCGGCCAGGGGATCGCCTGGCGCGACGCGCTCAGCGATCTCATCGACGGCACGGGGATCGGTCCCGAGCTCCAGGACCTCGTCGACGCCTCCGTCGCCCTCACCGAGCCCGTCCACGACGAGATCGCGGTCGTGCGGACCCACGGTTTCCGGCCCATCGAGTGGGCCAACACCACCACCGGCGAGGACGAGGACGCGGCGGATCTGCCCGACGACGCCTCCCTGTCGGCCGCCGCGGTCTCCCTCCCCGCGGTCCTGCTCACCCAGATGGGTGCACTGCGCGCCCTCGCGGCCGAGGGCTTCGACGTCAACGACACCGCCCCGGCGGCCGTGGTCGGCCACTCCCAGGGCGTGTTGGCCGTGGAGTCGGTGGAGACCTTCGGGTCCATCGACGACCGGCTGCTGGCCGTCGCGGAGCTCATCGGTGCCGCCGCCACCCTGGTCGGGCGGCGCGTGGGTCTGTTCCGCCGTGGCCAGGCCAGCCCCATGGTCGGGGTGTCCGGGATCGACGGCGAGGCCCTGCGATCGCTGGTCGACGAGCTGTTCTCGGACGTCGACGCGTCGATCCGCCCGGCGGTCTCCATCCGCAACGCGCAGCGCCGCCACGTCGTGGTCGGTCGGCCGGACGACCTCGAGGACCTGCGTCGGCACTGCGCCGACCTCGAGGCCGAGTCGCGTCGTCGCCGCGAGGCCAAGCTCACCGGCGGCGAGGTCTTCGCCCCCGTCTTCGACCCGCTCGACGTGGAGGTCGGCTTCCACCACCCGGCGATGGCGCCGGCGGTCGAGATCGTCTCCCGCTGGGCCCGCGCCTGCGAGCTGGACGTGGAGCGCGCCGTCCACCTGGCGCGCCAGGTCTTCATCGAGCCGGTCGACTGGGTCGAGGAGATGGCCGAGGCTCTGCACTCCGGCGCGCAGTGGATCCTCGACATGGGCCCCGGCGAGGCGCTGACCCGCCTCAACCGGTCCGTGGTCCGCGGTCAGGGCGTCGGCGTGGTCGCCGCGGCCACCCGCGGAGGCCTGCGCAACCTGTTCACCCCGGGCGCCACTCCGCCCATCGAGCGGCCGTGGACGGCGTTCCAGCCCCAGCTCATCACGCTGCCCGACGGCAGCGTCCACGTGGAGACGTCGTTCACCCGCCTCACCGGGCGTTCGCCGATCCTGCTGGCCGGCATGACCCCGACGACCGTGGACCCACAAATCGTCGCGGCCGCCGCGAACGCCGGCCACTGGGCCGAGCTCGCCGGCGGCGGGCAGGTCTCCGAGGCGATCTTCGCCGAGAACACCCGCCGCCTGGCCGAGCTGCTCGAGCCAGGCCGCAGCGCCCAGTTCAACTCCCTGTTCCTCGACCCGTACCTGTGGAAGATGCAGGTCGGCGGCAAGCGCCTCGTCCAGCGCGCCCGCGCCGCGGGCATCCCCTTCGACGGCGTGATCGTCACCGCCGGCATTCCCGAGCTCGACGAGTCGGTGGCCCTCATCGAGGAGTTGACCGAGGCGGGCCTGCGGCACGTCAGCTTCAAGCCCGGCACCGTCGCGCAGATCCGCCAGGTCGTGCGGATCGCCGCCGAGGTCCCGCACATGCCGGTCATCGTGCAGGTCGAGGGCGGCCGCGCCGGCGGCCACCACTCGTGGGAGGACCTCGACGCCCTCCTGCTGTCGACCTACGGCGAGCTGCGTGAGCGCCCCAACGTCGTCCTGTGTGTCGGCGGCGGCATCGGCACCCCCGAGCGGGCCGCCGACTACCTCACCGGCTCGTGGGCCAACGCCCACGGCTACCCGGCCATGCCGGTCGACGGCATCCTCGTGGGTACCGCCGCCATGGCGACCCTCGAGGCCACCACCAGCCCGCAGGTCAAGCAGTTGCTGGTGGACACCACGGGCGTCGACGCCTGGGTGGGCGCGGGCCAGGCCGAGGGAGGCATGGCGTCCGGCCGCAGCCAGCTCGGCGCGGACATCCACGAGATCGACAACACTGCCGCGCGTACCGGACGCCTCCTCGACGAAGTGGCCGGCGACGCCGAGGCCGTGGCCGCCCGTCGCGACGAGATCGTCGCGGCGATCAACGGCACCGCCAAGCCCTACTTCGGCGACCTCGACTCCATGACCTACGAGCAGTGGCTGCGACGGTTCGTCGAACTCTCGCTCGCTCCCGGCGCCGACGGGTCGGTCGCCCGGGATGACGACGCGTTCGACGTGGGCGGCGACTTCGCCTACGCCGTCGCCGACGGCACCCGCTCCGTGTGGCTCGACCCGACCATCCGCGAGCGCTTCCACCGCATGGTCCAGCGCACCGAGGCCCGCCTCGACGCCGCCGACAGCGGGCGCATCCACTCCGCGTTCCCGCGCGTGGAATCGATGGAACGCCCCGCCGAGGTGATCGACGCCCTCGCCGCCCGCCACGCCGAGCTCGCGAGCGCCGTGCTGCACCCGGCCGACGCCGCCGAGTTCCTCGACATCTGCCGCATGCCCGGCAAGCCCGTGCCGTTCGTGCCCGTCGTCGACGCCGACGTGCGCCGCTGGTGGCGCTCGGACTCGCTGTGGCAGGCCCACGACCCGCGCTACGACGCCGACGCCGTGTGCGTGATCCCCGGGACCACCGCCGTGGCCGGCATCACCCGCGTCGATGAGCCGGTCGGCGAGCTCCTCGACCGCTTCGAGGCCGCCACCGCCGACCGGGTCCGCGGCTACATGCCCGCCACCGAGGCCGTGTCGAGCCGCCGTCGCGGCGTCGTCACCACCGCAACCGGCCCCGTCGCCGACGTGCTCAACAGCCCCGACGTCACCTGGGCCGGTCGGCTCGTCATGAACCCGGTCCACCGCCTGGGCGTCCTGCACGCGTGGGAGATCGACGCCGACGGCATCGGTCGCCACCCGGTCTCCGGCGCCGTCCTCACCCCGGACACGGACGGGCAGACGGTCGATCTGACGCTGCCGATCGGCCCGGCCGAGATGACCATCGCCATCACCGTGGGCGACGCCGTGGCCACCGGTGCCGCGCCCGTCGTCACCGATGACGCCGCCGAGTCCGCCATGCGCACCCTGCTGGCCACCGCCGCCGGTGTCGGTCGCGGGGGAGCGGGCGGCACCCGGATCGACGCGCTGCCCGAGGTCACCGACGGCGTCGCCACCGCCCGGTTCACCTTCGAGCCGACCCTGGCCACGGACCACACGGGCGTCACCGCCGGCAGCCTGCCCACCTCGCTCATGCCGTCCGCCGGAGTCCCGGACGCCCTCGTGGGCGCCGCCTGGCCGACCGTCTTCGCCGTACT
Protein-coding regions in this window:
- a CDS encoding sodium-dependent transporter — encoded protein: MSTPAATGGTRRREAFSGRSVFVFAAIGSAVGLGNIWRFPFVAYDNGGGAFLIPYLVALLTAGIPLLFFDYAIGHRFRGSAPLSFRRMNRFAEPIGWIQVLVSFVIAVYYAVILAWAASYAWFSVDERWGETYEETATFFTEDFLRAGSGFGLDFVPMITVILVVVWVFTLGVLIAGVQKGIGRTAMLFIPLLIVLFLALVVRSLFLDGALDGLNNFFTPNWGVLTDPGVWIAAYGQIFFSLSVGFGIMLTYSSYLKRRSNLTSSGLVVGFSNSAFEVLAGIGVFATLGFLVSSAAGAGWDDVGGGPGLAFIAFPALISQMPGGPIWGVVFFVCLILAGLTSMISIVEVVISSFQDKVGVSRLTAALAVGGPMALVSILLMPTETGLQNLDIMDKFANSIGIVGISLIALIVVMFALRLGPTLRDHLNSVSSFRVGPIWIVCMAVITPIVLAYALFGEVRSLISEPYEGYDAAVLGVWGWGMIATILVLSVILSLLPWRGARHLDGPPPTDDDPSDVYYTDQLDRVDSASSTDQGATTTRTDDIRKEG